The Penaeus monodon isolate SGIC_2016 unplaced genomic scaffold, NSTDA_Pmon_1 PmonScaffold_6919, whole genome shotgun sequence genome segment AAAAATAATGGCATTCTATTCAGACCCTCTCAGGTTGATTATGTACTTCAGCTTGCCAGAATTTTTAGCATACTGCCTCAGTCATTTTCTTACGCTGACCTCCGCGCCCATTATAATCGCATCAGACTTGCAGTAAATTAGTGGATGTCATCTATCCCAGACAACTCCCTTTCAAACATCAAAGGAGCATTTAGAGACACCGCATCTCACAACGAATATATGCTTTACTTCACTTCAGGAGTATTTGAATATATGCTTTACTTCACttagtagtattttcatcatcCACTCACGCCATTGTGCCAAGAGAAAGTTTGGAGTGAATAGGAAAGACAGATAACGTTGTTTTAACTGCCGGACGTTTCTTCTAAGGCAGTTAAAGAAATTGCCGGCAATGACGTGCATGTGACTAACGCCTTATCTGCGAAACCgacctctcctcccttaccccaaccccccactgACCTCGCCCGTgtgccaacacacacaaccccccccccccccgcccgcctatCCCTAGCTCAACTGACTACTCCGGCATGCCAGGGCATTATGCCACTACCCCTAACACACCTTATCAGAATACCTCTATCCTTCGTACTACCTTTAGAGCCCTGCTGTTACTAAATCTGTCTGCCACAAATGCTTACATCAAGGCCAATTTCTGTATGCCCATTCCACAACCTTTATGGACACTCATggtattaatgtaaatattataccgAGCAGAGTGCTATAACACAGGGTTTAATAATGAAATCTAGACGTGGAAACAGCCCCCGCAAAACACAAAAGTCGTGTCATCTTTTAGAGGACCTTATCGAAGATCCCCAAGATACCCTCCAACAGACCTTTTCCAGATTCAGAAGTCATGCAAAGCCCATGGGACTCCGTACTCGATTAATAGTCTCTGCTACTGCTAGCCATCACAGTAACCCCCTCTGCTTCCTGCACGCCTCAGTGATAAACCAGCAATGTTCTTAGATAGTGGTTCGTCTGTCAGTCTGGTGTCCGCTTCAACATTGTGTCCAGGTTTGGTGTAAAACTTGAAACATAACCTCCTCGCTGGTCCGTAAGGGTGCTTCTGGTAACAGTCGGAAGGTAATAGGAGAACCAGGCTGAACATTAGGATTGATGGAATTTCGTTATTTCACCCATTTATTGTTACTGAGTCCCATACTATCCCTGGTGACCTCCTCCTGGGCATGAGTTTCCTCTGGCGTACAGGTATAGTCCATGTTCCTAGGAATAGTTGTTTCTCTtcaatgaatctgcaaatgaaatgcagcaattaataaacgatctgatagagaaagtctgaaagtcggacctaggatgaataagaaaaatactaagatcatgttcaacagtagagttcaattcgaaccgatacatgtacaagacgaagcgctagagatagtggacaagtataggcaattcgtacagacaaacacaactagtgaagaggaaattaggcGACGCACCAGTCTAggttggagcgccttcggcagacaccgTAGCagactaagaggctccttgccattacgtctaaaaagaaaagtctttaaccaatgcgtccaaccagttatgacctatggatcaggaaCATGGACTACAGCTAAATTactggagagggatgagaaggttgggaattagcctaagagatcggatgagggcaacgtggatcaaagaaagtaacagactggcctatagataacataaaaggGCCAaaagccagaccaatgacaagatggcgtgacgaagtAACGAAAtatggggccaagactggaaacaaaaatcgcaagaccGACAAGGTTGGAAAATACTACGTCCAGcaggattgattcaggctgacgattatatatatatatatataatatatataatatatatatatataatatatatatatatatagatatatatatttaaactatagataatataatatatatatatatatatgtttaaatatatatatatatatatatatatatatatatatatatatatatatatatttaaaatatatatatatatatatatatatatatatttatatatatatatgtatatatatatatatatatatatatatataatatatatatatatatatatagatagatagatagatagatagatatgcatgtaaatatatgtatgcatgcaggtATAGATATGTGTAATATGTTATTTTGTACCATCAGCTCCCATTCAGTCTACTGTACTGTGTATCTATACATTgtttaaatgcaaaaaaaggaaagcaggCTGACATTACCATTCTTTGAATCCAACATGGCTGGTGAAAGCACCGACTGCTGCGTGAAACTTATAACTGTACAAGACGCACAGTTAAAAAAGACGTGATTCCTACTTTGAATAGCAATTTCCACCGATGATAATCGCACACCAAAGTATCAAGACCAGAGAATCGGTCTAAAATAGTTGTAATCAACGCTTAACGTCTGCTGTGCGCTAACTGTCATAAACCGATTAGCAGGAACGAGACACGTGCACCGGGCGGGGAGTAAGGGAGTTCCCGCCTTGTTTTTCATATGAATATCTTTTAGtttgaaaggggaaggaaagagcccTGTTGGTCAAAATTATAGTAGGAATCTGGGAGAAAATAGTCATTTTCATGTAACAAGGGACTTTGGTTCTGTATTCCGCTTCATTCAGTGCATTGACAGAATTCGAGAATATTTACTACGTACAtacacattcttcttcttatgtATATAGCACTCCAGATTTTAGGGGTGTGCCACTTGTTCCTTCCCTTTTAGAggtcaaatataattttaaacatttctgcTCGTCACTGGACAAGAAAAATGACTTGAATATGAAGTGAAAATAAATGTCTagtttaataatgttaatgtaccATTCTTGCTCTTATTTCGTATTGTGTATCtacccttaaaaaagaaagaaagaaaaagaaaaaaaagaaagaaaaaaaagaatgtgggcCTTCCCTTCGAACTCCTAGTTATCCCAACTTGGAATATTACAAATGTGTCAGGTTTTACATCTGGCAATACTGCTGCCGCTTAGGAGGTACTTCGAATAAACACTTCACTGTTATTGTGATCCATTCCAAGCACCACACCATTTGTAATTTAAAGTACCACatacctaactctctctctctctctacacgcaCGTACGCGTGAGCGtgcgcacactcacacagaggcacgcatgcacatgcatacatatatatgtaattatatatatatatatatataaatgtgggagacatcaaaggtcttttttttcttttaatttaatctACAGTGAGCCTTCTGTCACCAAAATATGAGCAATTTGTGATCGCAAGGTCAAACATTTGACACTGGACAAAATATTGGACTTCACCCTTTACAGGTACTCTCCCACAAAAAGTATTAGGACATAAAAGAAGATTCAAAATAGAGTCTTTAATCTAAAATGTATTTCACTCTACATTATGAGCAACAATGTATAATCATTTAGGCACATTTTATCCAAAATCTGAAATGTTGTGATTAATGACAATCATCACAACCACTTTAATCTTGTTTATGCCAAAATAATGTATACAAATCAACTGCATTTAACATATGTCATAAATGTTAGGCTAAAATTAACAAAAGCAAACTCATAATACAAATGTAGCATTACCGGTACTGACAAAATATTACCGCTAAATGGGGCAAAGCACTCTAATTTGTAAATATTGCtacaatttataattaaaatatataaaatacttttaactgtgtaaaaagagaaaacaaactgTAATCTCTCCAATGTATATACTCCTTGTAAGGCACATATGGGAAGGCACATTTTCCTCGAACAGGAAGACAACAGGTCGCTATAATTACCAGTGAATGTTCCTTAATtagaataaagtaaataatgataagaatccaACTACATACGCCTATGCAAACTAACAATGCATGTAGTAATTATTCAAAGAAACTTCCAATTTTCACATTTCATCCTCTTATAACATACTATTACACAATCTAGCATACTTCAAAATTCATTGAAAAGAAATAGGGCACAAGAATGTTAGTAAGAACAAGGTTAACATTTTCAATGACAAAACAAACCTATGGGCTAGCTaatctaatatcatcatcaaaagtAAACCGAAAACAGAGTATGCATATTTTGTGTACAGGTGGTAGTCACAAAGACTTTATAGCAAAAATTAACAAAGACATAAACTTTCCTTAACATTAAAGCCATCAAACTATCCTTTGAAGGAAATTAACAGATTATTTcaacattttcataaaatataaatgtgttttgaCAATGCTCAACATTCATAAATCCACTCCTACTATGAAAAATACTATCAAAATACCTTAAAACTCTTATTTCCTACTTCCATAGAGATtcctattaaaatattatctcaTAACCTGTCAAAATTCTAAACAAGCTGATATCAACAATACAAATACATTCAAGCACCAACATTCTACTGGTTCAGGCAATATATCCTACATTTAAACCTAAGATCCTGGACAATCTTCAGGAAGACAATTTCCAGTACATGTTTTCAGGTATGGTCCCAATGTAAGGCACAAGGACTTCTGAGAGAAAGGCACTTCAATACTCAGCACCGTTTTTCTGCCTCGGCCGCCTCACGCTTCACCTCATGCGGTGGAGGTTCGACATTTACAAAATTAATGggtgtatcattatctttattcttgctAGAAGCTTTGGACCCCTTTTTACGTCCCCCTGTTTTCTTTGGGGCCTCATCTTCACCCTCCAAGTGCTTGTGGATGTGCCTGCTGAGAGCGGTCTTGTGATTAGTGCTGTAGTTACATATGTCACAGAAATAACTGCGTTCTCCTGTGTGCTGTTTCTGATGGATGTACAGCTGTGACTGATATGGGAATATTTTGTCACACTGGTCACACTTTGGTAGCTTATGAAGCCCTACAGTTAAAGGTTTGCCATTGCGCAAAACCAATGCATCCAGTTCAGTGTCTGGGTGTTTTTGCATGCAGTGGATTATAATGTTTGCACGAGCCCACTCCCTATGTCCACAATCCACACAAGAAAATGGAAGGGCTTCAGTGTGGCTCTTCTTCTTGTGTTGCTTCATGTGATAGTTATCTTGGAAGACTTCATCACAAAACTCACACTTAAATTCCCTCTGAGGCATTGTCAGTTCTACATGGTCTACAGTGCCATCAATGCAAACGGTACGCAACAAAATCTTTGGATTTTGGATATCCTTGTGTTTACGGTGGATGTGGTCACGCACAGTCATCTTACTGGTTGCATAGAATGAACACACACTGCAGCCAAAGGGTTTAACACCTGTGTGTGACCGCATATGGACCTTATACTTCCAAGTGTCATGGAACACTTTGAGCAGTCTGGACAGGTTATCACCATCCTGCGTGAAGTCACCGGCTTCTTAGATACTGTGACAATAAGATGAACTTTTGAACCATCTCCATTCCTCAAGGACTCAATATGGGCCTTTGGATGTTTATCTTTGATATGATTAACCaagtctgttttgtgtgtggccTTTAATCCACATGCAGCACACTCAAAGCGTTTGCGCAGAATGTTCCGTCTTTTCTTTCCAGCAGATGAAGTAGTATCATTTGAGGACACACTTCCATCATTACTGTTAAAACTCCCATTGGGATCACTGCTTGACATTCCTTTGTCTTCTGGATCATCTTCAGGTGGAACGGTCTTATCTTCAGTTTTCCTCCTGTTCTTCGGCACATACTTTTGTTTTGGTTCATCTGAATGTACAATAAGATGTACACTGGTCATATGGCGCTGCATGTGTTCACGATAGCTAGTTGAAAAGTTGCAAACATCACATGTGTAGGGCTTCTCACCAGTATGACACCGAACATGACGTTCAAGAGAGTACTTACTGGTGTAAATTCTCTCACACATTGCACATATGAAGCGCATCTTGTTACTGGCATCCCTACCGAGAGCAACTCCGTCTTCCATCATTACTTTTCGTGGAGTATGCTTTGTCATGAGTTCATCCAAGTCCACCTGCACAGCATCCAATGATACAGACTCACTCCGTTCCTTCTTGGTGACATGCTGTTTGATGATATGGCTCTTCAGCTTCTCAGGATCAACAGAATTAAAGCTGCATACACGGCATTCATATCTCTGGTCCTCATGCTCCATCAACATATGCTTGCGTTGGAAGTAACGATTTGGGAACCACTGGTCACAAACCTTACACTTGAATCGCACTGTTTGTTCCTGCAATGACATCAAAATAAAGTTACAACTTAATGGAGGGTATTCTGCcaatgctctatatatatattatatatatatatatatatatatatatatatatatatatatatatatatatatatatatatatatatattttttagaaaaagagCTTGTTTCCTTACTAGAAACTAACTCTCTACCATAGAGACTAAAATAATTACTTCTGCATACAGTAACTTTATATAGGATTAGTTATATGATATCAGACTGACAACAAAACATAGCCTAGAAtagattgttatattatataatcctatCCTCATAATCGGAGGAGGggaattaatactaatattaacaacattattcataaaattaaaaaaaaattaggaatagGTAATCAAGGAGTAAACAATTATtcagtaatataatacataaataaaataatgattgataacaatagtaaaaataatatattattaatactatcaacaCCAATATTCATGACAATAAAATAACTAATGTAAACTAAAAAGTTAAATCTTAAGCTGGTTACAATATAATTGCCTTGCTAGTGGTAGTTAGTTTTACAAATTACTTTGTACTTAAATctctaattttatttaattataaaaaagtggAGATTTCAAAATAAAAGATGTGCATTTTGATTCCTGATGCACTAAATAAAATATTGTCTAGCCTGAAGAGGAGTAGGTGCCACTGGTTGCTGCTACTTACAACCAGCAATGGTAAGGTAAATTAATATATCATGCTTACATAACCCCATTTCTGACTAAGGAGCATTTATAAAATGAAGAAGGAAGCAGGCAGAGGCCAAAACACCCCAGAATAACCCATGAGAGAAGAAAGATCTTGCAATCACTGTAATAAAATCTTCCTTGTCCAAAAGCATCTGCCAAACCAGAGTTCCATTATATGGCAGGTCTTCCATGACCGACCCAGCAAGCTTCCATGATCATGCTACAGGAAGGATCAGGTTCCTGCAATGATGCCATACAAGCACCATTGTCCACAAGAGTTTAAACTATCATGAACACACAAGAGAGTGaagaaaatttgtatatattaaccgAATGTGCAAAACACATCTGATGGGGCCATACCTTCTGCACAGGGCTCTGAGGGGTCAGGATGAAGGTCTCTTTGCTAGGAGAATCGGCAATGCTGAGCACGGGATCTGGGTCGTCCTCCTTGTCAGACCCTGCCAGGTCATCGCTGCCGTCCACATCTGCGATGTATAGTGGATCCGATTCCTCTTCCTCTACGACTggctgctgctgcttcttcttctttgaggTGGCCGGCTTCTCTTGGGCTGAACCTTTGCCCTTCTTCTCTGGGGTCGATGGcttcacattattattgttgttattgttattgttgttgttggcagGAATATCCTTTtcagcattgttgttattatttgtactcTGTTTGGACTGTCTTGACCTCTTTTTGGGGGATTCTACTGCCTTTGCGTCTTTACTTGCACTCTCCTCCTGGTCTCGTTCCCGCTTTGCCGAGGGCTTGAAGAATCCCCTGATGTTCAGCTGCTTCCGAGGGGAGGAGgattctttctttttaccccgAGGAGCCATCTTCTAGTCCCTTCTGAAAAATGCATTCAATTAGATCATCTTCTCAATGTAAATGATCTCAAAAGTGGGTAGGAAAAATAACTctaacaaacaataatgaaaaatcataCTAGTACAAACTGAATACATTTGAATGAAGTTCATTATGTCAACATAAAATCTAAGTATCCAATATGATGaactaatatacattatattctacatcacatatagaagataatacaatataatacaagcTAAATATGAATCCAAAGAAGACCACTGGAGTGTCTTCGTACTTGGAGGGACAAATAAGCAAGCCTCAACTGTCACATAGGAACCTGAAGGGACAGGTGCCGTTGCAGCAAAATAGCCGCAAAAGTACTGAAGGCACAGCTAGCGGCGAGGGGCCAGActaaggggagaggggcaggggcaaAGCCAGGGGCAAAGCAGAGGCGCGGCAGGTGAAAAGGCGGccgaggagggcgaaggaggctCGGCTGGCGCTACAGGTGCACCGCGTCCGCCCCGggacccgcccccctccccctcccccgcggcCTGTAACTCGGGGACAGGCTTTATCTGGGCCTCGTCCGCACTCTAATTCTCGCCTTGGGGTGATTTAAGGGGAGTCCGTCGCCTACAGTGAAGGGCCAGTGGCCAGAGAATAAAGCAATTGGCGCGCAGAAAAGTCCACGGGTCGGCCACCATCGCCTCACAAAAATGGCCGTGTACTCCACGTAGACTATAACGGGAGCGcgatttaattttcaaatttcctCGTTCGCTCGCGATTGAACGCTCTTCCGACCCCTGCCGAATGACTTGGGCACCGAGGATAAAGCGGTATACCCATTGGAGAAGGTGGGAACTTAAAACAACAGGCCAAAATGAAGCAACGTTACCTGCCACTGCCTCTCCTCAGCATCAACACAAGCGCACTAAAATGGCCGTGCACTTCGCGTAGAGTCTCCGTCCTCCGTCCAAACTAGTACTTCCCTTGCGCCGTCTATTGCACCCCCATTGCCCCTTGGACTTATCATGTAGTGAACAATGAACTTATTACAGTAGGAACAGGAGATTATAAATGCATGTATTGAATGTTTTTGGATAGGTATGGAATAGTGATCCTGTAGAgtgaaaacaacacaaaaatggcTGTGCACTCGCGTAGAGTCTTCGTCCTCCGTTCAAACTAGTGCTTCATATATAAACTCTCACCCATATTATTATATCCAATATAGCAAAGAGAGACTAACAGagctataaaaacatatatatttgaatacaagTGGGGATAATGAGTCTTTCGAGGAGTTTGCAGAATAGTGATCCCGTAGAGCGAGAGCAACACAAATAATCTGCGCCGCGCATGCGCTCTCGTCAGTTCTTCATCACCCCACCACAATGTCGAAGAGAGGTGCGTTCAGAGTCTtgggtttttatcgagttataTATCCGTCATCGAGTGCCTGGATACTGTGCCATGAGTGGAAATGTGAGATTGAAGATGTGAAATATGCATTAGAAACTATTTTGCGCTTGATATTCGCAATATTAATGAGAAACTTGAGATTTGTTTCTACCGGGTGGACAATGTCGCAGTCGTTCTCGAAAGTGTTTTGATAATGTTCATTTTAAAAGAGTGTATATCTCATGGCCATTTGCCTAGAGCTTTATAAGTCGTACATCGTAGAACCATTGCCATACAATAATTAGTTACCCAAAGTAAACTGTTGGCCTATTCCACCGTCTATAAAATTTTGGGAGGTTGAAAAGTGCACATTGTTGGACTCGTGTGGTCTATTTGTCACTAATGGAAAGGCAGTCCTGCAAgaaattatatactatttatatcctTAGTACCAACACTTGCTTTTTATTTTGTCACGTGTAAGCTAACCAACCTGTCTTTTTCGAGCAAATGCtagaaatgtaaaattatatatcgaAGAAATTGTAAGAACCATGTTCAATATCGTGTATGCAGGCCCGCTTTTCCTTGACATTTTATACATAATCAGAAAGATCAAAAACTCattcttcccaaaaaaaattgacAGGTTTTATATTTGCTTAAGTGCCCTGGTTCAGACTAGCACAGATGTAGGTAACTCTGGTAAATGGCCTGTAAAGCCTCTTATGGAGCTTGGAATAATTAAGCTTTCATCTTTCGTAGAAGGGTGGATTACCTGTAACTCTTGAGAGCATGTCCACACATTGTCCACTGAAGTTCTGAATTTTAAGTTCAATACATACATGGTTTCATGTACTTTCCAAGGAGTCACGCTCGTcagtttattttttgaattttggggttATAGTTTGCCACCATTATTTTGAcaagaatattaaaatttttaatgctaGTCAGAGATAGAAACTTCCCATAAGTTTATGGAGTGGGGTAAACAAGGGAGGTTAGGTGGTCAGATTCTTCGTATTTTGTACTTTTCTTGTGCAGATGGTCTTATCTTGCAGAGAGGAACTGCTCTCATGTAAACAAACAAGGTGGGACCTAGGAGGCACACAAGcatgatagatatacattactttatatagatataaaaggaaGACCTTGTGCTATGTGATATTCAGAATACTTAAGTGTGGCTGATAAGAGACTGCTGCATCATAACCCTTGCCCTGGAGGAAAAACTTCCACGTATCTGAGGAGGATGGAGCTTCACCAGTCATGGCGTCTAGAGACAacttaaattatataatgtaggGAGCCTTGTGTATCTGAGGCAGGGAATGGGGCAGTAATTTCCCTTAGATTGTAGGGGTCACTTTTCCTCTCATTGGATGCTTGTGACCTACTTtagatatttcatattttaccTCACAATTCCCCTGGTaacccttatattattttcattttgcatgTCAGGGGTAGGCTCTGTGTACCCATACATTGAGGCTTGTTTTTCAGAGGGTTAGGAGGGTGGCTCTGGATACTGCTCCCTCCATTAGATATAGTAATCCTTTTGTATAAATGCTGTACcgctcatttatctttttattcagtcAAGGTAACATTCCTGCCTTCTATATTGTTGAGGATAAGTTTGTTGGATAATGTGGGGTGTCCCTGACATAATTACTGAGAGTGGTATAGTGTGAGAGGAATCTATTGGTACAATACTGTTGATAGGGTGTGAATAGGTATTCTGAACAATTGTTTAAACATTTAGTtctaaataacaataatctacACTAATATAAATCctagcacaagaaaaaaaaaaattggttgctGAAATCTTCATCTGGGTGTTCTGCATGCACACTCTCAAATTTGTGTGGAAAGAGACATATCAGGTAGAGTGAGTGATAGGTCCCAAAGTGCTTGTAAACAAAATTCATgaaaacaagtataaaaaaagaagatattacaTGTGTCCAACAGACGTTCATCATGCATGGGAGTCTCAACAATGTAAATCTATACCATAGACATCATTTAGATAGTTGAAGTTCTATCATATTATGGAACACATTTGACTTTAGGTGCTGGGAAATTGAATTGGAaggttggtatttttattatagaaGTGCTGACTTATGAGTGGCTGCCACATTTAGCAGTACCATTTAGAATTACTACCTTTATTGTTGCTATACTTCATAATTTTGTCTACACAAAATATACCTAATGCAATGCATTTTCACTAGACTTATTATGGATGTGCAACTTGTATAGAATTATTGGAAACTCTATGAAACATAATTGCCATATTGTGCAATATACAGAACCATATCAAGCAATACTAGCTTGCTGACTTCAGTAGCTTTAGAGCTTTTAAAGTATGGTAAGATAGTTTGGACTGACTCCTTATTTGATAAATTACCAGAAAGGCTCATAaaccctatttaaaaaaatatatacatggtgGTTTGTCACCCAATATTAAGCAGGGATTGCAGACTACAGCACTGCATAATGCAAGAACTATGTTTTTGATAAGTGATTGTTGGCCTGCTGTGCTCTGATTAGCTTTGTTCGACTATTTTTATGGTCCAAAAGATTATTCTAatcttaattaaatttattgactAGGAATAGTTGATTAATAGAAGGTTAAATTCATCACTTCCAATATGATTTAATGTAGAGAATGTTTGATTTGGATATAGTAGTCAGCATGGATGTTGTATGTttgtaatgtttttaaattttaagtgcaATTTGAGTATTCCTAATGTTTAACATCTTGCACAGGACGTGGAGGTACCGCGGGAGGAAAGTTCCGCATTTCTGTGGGACTCCCTGTCGGGGCAGTCATGAACTGCGCTGACAATACAGGTATGTTTTTCAATCTAATATGTTATTGAGGGATTGGTCAAGTTTGTGCTTTTACAATCAAATAATAGAATTCATTAAGAAGTTCTGGTTGCATTGTGGTGTGGacaatattttaaactttttaaacctGAGGTATTTAAACTCATACGAAATTGTTTCATGGTCTGTCTTGAATTTCAGGAGCCAAGAACTTGTACATCATCTCCGTATCTGGTATTAGGGGTCGTCTCAACCGTCTGCCAGCTGCTGCTGTAGGTGATATTGTTGCTGCCACTGTCAAGAAGGGAAAGCCTGAATTgaggaagaaaggtaaaaaaatatatattcaaaagaggACCACATGAGCCAATTGCATGACCTTTTGTGGTGTGGCAAAGGAAAACAAACCTGCTCCATCTGTGTTTGGTAAAATAGAGCTTGGGATGGTTCTTGTAGATGATAGTGCCAGGGATGTCTaagctctatcttgccagaaTGCCCATGGAGTTTGTTTGCTTTTCCTGGAGCACAAAGCAGACTCGCCACATCGGTAAGATTGGCCATGGAAATGTATATCCATGGACTTGGATGAGTAGTTGTGGTCTTGCTGTTACTTTCAACAAACTTCACATTTGTATTAGTGTGTTCAAGACacttaatgtaattttttttgaaacggTCTTGTTCTAGACATGTACCTGAACctaatgttatatttttagatatgctTACTGTATAGAAGTATGatggaaagggaaatatatatcttGGTTTTCTCTTAATTTGTCTGAGAATTATTACCAAAACATGCTAAATAAAACCCATCTTTCCACAGTGCATCCTGCAGTAGTAGTCAGGCAGAGGAAACCATACCGTAGGAAGGATGGTGTCTTCATATACTTTGAAGATAATG includes the following:
- the LOC119571569 gene encoding 60S ribosomal protein L23-like, with protein sequence MSKRGRGGTAGGKFRISVGLPVGAVMNCADNTGAKNLYIISVSGIRGRLNRLPAAAVGDIVAATVKKGKPELRKKVHPAVVVRQRKPYRRKDGVFIYFEDNAGVIVNNKGEMKGSAITGPVAKECADLWPRIASNAGSIA